One Xylanibacillus composti genomic region harbors:
- a CDS encoding pyridoxamine 5'-phosphate oxidase family protein, whose protein sequence is MGKFSNRLSEAHQQFIEEQKMFFVATAPAGEGRINVSPKGYDTLRIASGSKLLYADYAGSGNETANHLAERNQITLMWNSFGENPLILRIYGSGRVISKADAAFETVRAAYFPHIDSRRLRQLFEIEIELVQTSCGYGVPIMEFKEDRPRMGEWTDNQLHADKLESYIARNSDSLPAKIRKLMSGEEVS, encoded by the coding sequence ATGGGGAAATTTTCGAACCGTTTAAGCGAAGCCCACCAGCAATTTATTGAGGAGCAAAAGATGTTTTTCGTAGCGACTGCGCCGGCTGGAGAAGGCCGAATCAATGTGTCTCCCAAAGGCTACGACACGCTGCGCATTGCATCCGGAAGCAAGCTGCTTTACGCCGATTATGCGGGAAGCGGGAATGAAACGGCCAATCATCTGGCGGAGAGAAATCAGATCACGCTCATGTGGAACAGCTTCGGCGAGAACCCGCTTATCCTGCGGATATATGGATCAGGAAGGGTTATAAGCAAAGCCGATGCTGCCTTTGAGACTGTTCGGGCCGCATACTTCCCGCATATCGACAGCCGCCGCCTGCGGCAGCTATTCGAGATCGAGATCGAATTGGTCCAAACGAGCTGCGGCTATGGCGTGCCGATTATGGAGTTCAAGGAAGACCGTCCGAGGATGGGGGAATGGACCGACAATCAGCTCCATGCCGATAAGCTCGAAAGCTACATCGCACGCAACAGCGATTCGCTCCCGGCCAAGATAAGAAAGCTGATGAGCGGGGAAGAGGTTAGCTGA